The segment TTGTTGCCCttccccggggtcatgtgatcgccATTTTTAACCATCCCAGATTCCCAGCCAAGCatagccagattcgcttaacgaccgcATGgcccacttaacaactgcagtgatttaacaacggtggcaaaagAAAGAGACAATAAGACGGGTGAAACTGCGCCCAGCGATGCCGAGAGGATCCCTCGCATGGAATGCACGAGGCTTGGCAGCTTTGGACTGCGCAGCGGGTCTCGGCTGGTGGGTGCAGCTGCTCGCAGGCCTGATGTGTTTGAGCATGGATGCTTGTCCCGTCCCCCTGCCGAGAGCCCCCCAGCCCCtcgttttttcttttccttacaGCGGCTTTAGTctggagccccccctgcccccccaacctcagcCAGCCTTCCTTGCCCTGGGTGGGAGGGCCAGCCCACGTAAGACtgcgggggagaaaaaaaataagcaggGGCTTTGTGTAGCTGAACAAGCCTTGctgggatttttttggggggggggtttgcacctCTTTCTTGGCCCCTGATGTCTTCCTTCCGCCCCATTTTAACATTCTGTCCCTTTTAAAGAGCCATCAGCTCTGCGCAGGGCTGGAAAAAATGGCCCTGAGGGGTTTTCTTTTCAAGGGGACTACGAACATGGTTTTGTGAAggttctataacagtgatggcgaagcttttttccctcgggtgccataattcagtgcctggggagggtgaaaacagcttctgcccccacctggaggccagaaacaagagtgtttcccaacttctggtaggcccaggacgctcgtgtttcgccctccccaggcttcaaaggcttccctcgggccagagggtaaaaacgccgtcccccatcctcctggaggctctctggaagtcaaaaacgccctcccagagcctctgtgcgagccaaaactcagctggccggcacacacatacacattggagctgagctggggcaacagttcatatgccagcagatgtggctccgcatgccacctatggcacctgtgccatagtttcGGCATCCCTGCCCTAGaaggtgttattattattattattattattattattattattattaattagatttgtatgccgcccctctccgaggactcggagcggctatgcAAGGAGTACAGGCTATGCAAGTAGTAGAGGCTACGCAAGGAGTAGAGGCCGCCACGTGGgcgttctccccctcccttctctgtCCGTCGGTGGACGCTGCGCCCTGCTGACGTCGACCTCTGCTTTCTCTTCTTTCCAGCCAAGTGGCAGCGTGGCATCGCGGCTATGTGAATATCCGCTTGTGGTACCTCTGTACCGGCCCTTGCTGCTCTTTTCGAGGGTACGTCATCCGCTTTCTTTGGGGCGCATGCCGCTAACTTTTCTCGCTCCCAGCACTCTCCCCCTTTGCACTGCATGCCTTCAGCTGGTTGTGGGTCTGTGTGCGTCTTCTACACCCGTTTCCTTCACAGGCACCACCAGGACTCCAAAGCCCATTGGCCTCCATCCCGAGACCCAGGGCCCTCCCGTGGTGTCCTTGTGAGCCAGGCCACGGGCTGATGTGGGCTTCTGAACCTGGGGAGGTTGTGGTTTCTGTCTCTTCTTGATTGACAGTCACTGCAGCTTTGGTCCAACCTTTAAGAATCTGAAGTCAAAATTTGAGGACTTGCAAGATGGACCAACTCTTGAAGGTCTGACTACCACTAGACTTTCCTGGTTTCAGCATAACCGAGTTGGAAGAggtctcggaggtcttctagtccagtgtttcccaaccatggcaacttgaagatagctggacttcaactcccagaagtccccagccagcattcgctggctggggacttctgggagttgaagtccagataccttcaacttgccaaggttgggaaacactgtcctagtctAACCcctttctcaagcaggagaccgtgTACTGTTTTCAAAGGTCAAGtctcttctgaaaaacctccAGTCTCCTGAGATGGGAGCTAAGAAGCCCACCCAGcccatccttcccttcccccacccTCACACCAATATTCCACGACTCTGACCTTATAACCTCTGACCCCGGAAGGCAGACATTGAAGCCAGCTCACTTTGAAATCTGTTTGTGATCCTCTGTGATCAACAGAGGGTCACAAATTTTCTACCCATTAACATCCCTCTCCTTGATCCGGGTTTGCCCACCAAAATTTCTCCTCTCCCCTCGTAGTTTTATAACCCATAGTTTCTCTGTtttcctgcccccctccccccgcttctcccttccttcccaaacTAAAAACTTTCCCCACATTTGCAAGTTTTTCTGTTTCAGAACGTGGCCCGAGTGGATTATTGGAGGTGGCCCCTTTTGAGATATATTGGCCACAGCTTGGGTAGACCTTTTCTTTGAAGCATCCGGATATACCTGTTGCTGGCCCAGGACGATTTGCAACCTAGGGGTGTCCCGTTTTAATTCTGACGAAAGTGGGGGCTTAAGATCCCTCATCTGGACACCGCATGGACTACTAGCGAAGTTCTCTGCCCAGGAAGGGTGGGATGGGGTCTCTCTGCAATCCCATTTTTTTCCAGCCACCCTGTATGCAACTACAgaagctaacaatgtaagtttacGGCTGTACCTTTAAGAGCCATTCCCTGCTTGGCCATCAGAGGGAGCCAACGATGCTCCTCTTGGGGAAAGTTTATACTAGAGAGATTCATACTTGCTGTTTGTATATTGTATACAGTATACCTAGTTATCGCACACCCTCCCCTCAAGAGTCTTTGGGAGCCCGGCATCTTGACCAACTGCGTTCCCTTTCCAGGTACGTAGGCCCTGCATCGCCCAGGTGGGGCACCTGCCCTTGTGCACTGGTGGGCACGGATTGGAGGCCTCCAACCAGGGCCAAGTGGAAGCCGTTTGAGCCCCTCCTGGCTGGGGCAAGGAAGACTCGGTCACACCGGCTGCTTGCAGCTGCCCCAGCAAGCCTAGAAATGGGGACCAGCCCCTTTGGGTGGAGGGCTGGCCTGGGCCCAGGTGGCAAGGCCGCGTCCTGGAGACCCAGCCGCCCCTCTGGTTCCCTCCTTTGCTTCGAGGCCACCGACCCACCGCCTTGGCAGGGGAAGCAGCCGGGGCTGAAGAGACGATCCAGGGACCCTGCTTTTCTAAGCATATTTGCACTCTGTACAGACCCCCCCCCCATAAAGACaccaccccctccccaaaaattcTTGGACGGCACTTTTGGAAACGTACATCGTTCCCCAAAATTCCAAACGAAGCCGGCGTGCTGAAAACACTTCGCCCAGGACCCtgcaaagaatttggagattCTTCCCGTGACTTTTGCCGTTCTGGTCATTTCTGATGCCCCTGGGGGAGATGAGGGTCAGAAGGGGCCCTGGGGGCAGgaggaaaagcccccccccccgatccaGCCTTCCTCGGTGACCTGTGAGAAGCGACACCTTCCTCAATGAGAAGAAGGCGACTGTGTCTTTCCCCAACAGTGCACTCCGGCCGGCTGCAATTTGTGCTTCTAAGGCCACAAGCCcaatctgacccccccccccgcaaggcCTTGAGGTGCCCACGGACTCCGCAGGGGGGCCGCTAGTTTTAAACTGCCAGGCCCTGTTTTTATCTGCACTATCTCCACGTTTGAAAGCAGCGGGCAACCTGTAGCCCGCCACGGCTCAACCCTTTGTAAGGTATTTCGAATGGTGAGGGGGGGGATGTGTCGGCCCTTCCTGCCTCAAAGCGGGAGACCCAAGTCTCTAGTCCCCATGTTTGGAAGAGTGTGCGCATGTTTATGTAAAACGCAAGCTTGTGTCTGGGGAGGGGGAACGTGGGGCTTTTCACTTCAGGCCCCCTGGGGGTCTCTCTCTCGCCTTCCACGCCCCAAATTATTTATTGTTCCTCCTTTGTGTAAGGCGGTGCATGGGCTGCGCGCATGAGGACACATTGTACGTTTTCCAGGGGGAATAAAGTCGGATGATTCCCGGCCCTTCGCAGTGCAAGGAACGCTTGGAGGGTTTTGCAGCCGGAAGCAAATCCACAACGGAAAGTGGGGGTGGGGGCCCCTGTGCTTGTGGGTGtgagtgcacacacacaaacgcatgCGAAGAATCAAACGCTAGCAGCTGTGTTTTCCCACAATCCCCTCCCAACCAGGCCTTTCACCCTTTGagagagtcctcgacttacaacagagccgggggtggcacagtggttacagtgcagccctgcaggctacttcaactaactgctagctgtagttcagcagttcaaatcccaccagcggctgaaggttgactcagccttccatcctccgaggtgggtcaaatgaggacccagattgttgggggcaagaggcggattctgtaaaccgcttagagagggatataAAAACACTagtaagtggtatataagtctaagggctaaaTGATATTGCTGTCATCCTTCCTTCCCtaactgcccactgccagcagttcaatcctcgccaggctcaaggtcgactcaggcttctgtccttcccaggtgggtcaaatgaggacccagatcgtggggggcaagaggctgattctataaactgcttagagggctgtaaaagctctaggaagcggaatataagtctaaacgctgtTACTATTTCATGTCTGTTCAAATTTACAGCAGCCTTAAAGTCACTCATGACCTTTGACCTAAGGGACCAATTGCAGCATCACTGGGGTCACATGAcccaaattcaggtgcttggcaacagaCTCCCATTTATGATGGTCCGAGAGTCACCTGGTCCCCTTTGGCGACCTTCTCACAAGCagccaatggagaagccagatccacttaacaaccgtggcgagtcgtaaaatggggcaaaaatgcACTTTTAACAACTCGGGGCTCAGTTTTCGTCCTAAGTCGAGGACTGCTtcccaaattattttttttgcaagcctgccctcctccccgccccctttcGCGCCCCACTTCCCCCCTGCTGCCAATCAAGAGTCCTGGAGGGAGTCCGAGCTGTGAAAACGGTCTCTTTAGTATAAATAGGCATTCATGATTTCTATAATTTAAACGCTTTTTCAGACACGACAGTAACAAACGTTGAGAGCAGGTAGTAAAGTAACGAAaggcacccgggggggggggggggggagagagagagagagagacagggttgttgttgtcgGCAGCTTCCAGATGTGATTTGGGGAAGGGGGAGTAAGGCAAAAGGATGGGGGAGAGGGGAGAACGTGGCTGCCAGACACCAGCTGGCTTCTTGAGGAGGTCACAGGGGGCTCAGACAtgcatgggaggggggggggggttggatcagaggaaggaaagaaagcaaatTAAGACTGTTTTTCCGAGGTCCGTCCGTCTCGCGGCAAAGAATCCAAGTGTATCTGGGTGGGAAATAattaggttccccccccccttccttcccctctcctgtCGCTTCGGGATGAAGCCGGGGGCCTGTGGTTGTATGGCTTTTTAAtcctggggggcggggggggggacgaGACGCTCCTGCGTTAGGGTCCTCCGTTCGCCCGGGGCTGGGGGTCTTCGATACGCCGGGCAGGATTTTGCGACTGGAGAGACGGACTGAACGAAGCCGACGGTGGAGACCATGGTTCCTTGTTGGTGGGGGAGTTTTGTCGAGGGTTCACACAGCCGACAGAGACAAACTCTGGTCAACTCGATGAACGGACGCGGGTTTTGCAGCTTCGGCCCGAGACGGGCAAAGGGAATCGCGAGGTTGGGAGGAAATATTTCTCCGTCATGGGGCGCACGCGGCGGCTGGGATTGGAACTCGCgccagctgggggattctgggaattgaagtccacgtctTGAAGTGACCGAGCTTgaaaaaaacactgatctaatggcCATCTGACAGAAGGAAACAATTCGATGGGGGCATCTGTAGGAATGCTTTTCGCTTATGCTGCACTGCTATCGTATACAGCTATTAAATATAAGCCAAATTCTTAATTTCCCCCCCCACCGATCCAGTCCATTGGGAAGCTGAACGGATGAGAAAAACTGTAGCGCTTGCAACCAATCACCAATTCAAAGCCAACCAAAACGTGCGTCTTTTAAAGGACAACATTGTACATAATTTTGACataatttcagatcgtgcagaatgcagctgcgagagctatcatgggtttccctaaatatgcccatgtcacaccaacactccgcagtcagcacaattcaaagtgttggttatgacctataaagcccttcatatcagaatatctccgggaccgccttctgccgcacgaatcccagcgaccagttaggtcccacagagttggccttctccgggtcccgtcaactaaacaatgtcgtttggcgggacccagaggaagagccttctctgtggcggccccgaccctttggaaccaactccccccagatatcagagttgcccccaccctcctagccttttgtaagctccttaaaacccacctctgtcgtcaggcatgggggaattgatacattctctccccccctaggcttataaaatttatgcatggtatgctagtatgtatgattggtttttaaattgttttttttttaaattaacttaaatattagatttgtttacattgtattattattgctgtgagccgccccgagtctgcggagaggggcggcataccaatctgattaataaataataaattttaattatCCATAACACAGTTCCAGCAACTCCCACTCCCTTCTCTGTATAAATGAAAAGAGGCCAAGACTTTCTTTAGTTGTCCACAGGCCCAAAGCATAGTTGGGATATTTTTGAGAATCCAGGCTAAATTTAAaacgctttttaaaaaaaaaaaaatgttttggttGGCTCCGAATCGGTGTTTGGACGAGCCGGGTTGGGAAACCTTGTTCGCCTTCTGGAACCCGAACCTTAAATCGGGCTGAAGCAGTGACCCGAGAGAATTCACCAAGAATTCAAGATCTTATCCTGTGGtttccttggcaacttcaagatgttTAGACTCTCAACTCCCAGAACGCCGCCTGGGGCTGGGGGACTCTGGCGTTGGAAGCCCACCCAtctttaaagttgctgaggttttgAAACACATCTCTGCTCTATAACCAAACCAGGAGCTTGACCACATAGCAATAAAGGTGAATATTTGTGGCTCAGGGTTGAAGTGAAAGgaccttggtggttttcttgtcaatgtttcattaccaaaccagGTAGCATCATCAGTGGCTGGTAAGGAGGGACATTTGCACACCAAAacccactccttactagcactgatgctATCTAGTTTGGGGAATGAAACGTCTAGGACCGATTGTGACCATCTAGTCTTGGTCCACTTTAAGGCCAAGCCTATCTGAATTAGTCCGGCACAGGggagggcaaagttggctcttctatgacttgtggacttcaactcccagaattcctgagccaatcatgctagctcgggaatcctgggagttgaagcccacatgtcAACTTTGCCCGCCCTTGGTCTGGCACATCAAGATGGAGAACTGCAGACCCAGAAGCCAGGATTTGCCACGAACCATCCGAGATATAGTGACCAAAGATGACTTCCCCAGGAGCCTAAGTTAAGAAACTAAGCAACTGACCGGACAAATGTCAGATGCCGTGGCTACATCATCTAGAATGTTGTGTCTTGACCTCACCAACTTACTAAGATTCGTGGGCCTCCTTCTTCCGTCatggctggctaaggaattctgggagttggagtccagacCTCCTCTTCAAGTGTCCGAGGCCGAGAAGCTGGACGCAGACAAGATTTGTTTAAAGACTGTGGAACGAGAGACGGTGCGGATGTGCTGGGATTGCCAGTGCATGATGGACAACGTCATCGACAGGACAGGCAGCAACGACGACAACCAAAAAGTGTTGGAGAGAAAGGAACAAACGAAACCGTCCGTGAGAAACATCCTTGAGTGGTTGCCAACCGGCTGTCGAGTCACAAGGACTGACCGATGGGGCTTCCAAAGGTCCCTTTCGAGGTGCAGCCGGGCGGACGAAGGACACCGAAGCGGAGGTCCACAACACCACAGGAGACGTCGGAAACAACGGATGGCGAGAATTCCCTGGCAGTATCGTGCTGGATCTCGAAACTTTTGTAAGCAGTGTCTGTAGGAAAGTCCGCTGGCTGgacacggaggaggaggaggggagggccgTCCGCGGCAAAAAATCAAGAGGGAACTTATCTGCCGGATGGAGGTACGACTGCTACCTCCGGTCAACAGAAACACGGGAACTTTTCTGTGCAAAAAATGGGATTAAagcaaaggggaggggagggaggggagaaaaggacGGTTACAGGGGGCAGGGAACGATTTTTGTACCCCCCCCTGTACAAAACTGACTCCTGGGGGGGGCGGGGTGTGTGTCCAGGAAGATGGCGCTAGGGATAGGGTGGGCTGGGTCAGAgcaaccagaatttctgttgggagggagggaagggcagaggagggagggggagtagTAGCTCAGTTCACCTTTGTGCAAAATCAGCCCCTCCAAGCACCCTGTGCTCAAATCTTAACATTAAATAATAAAGAGTTTTGTTAATTAATACTTTTAAATAGCGGGGAGGTGCCTTTCACCCTGCACGACGCCGTTGGTCTCAAGAGGTTAGCGGTTAGGGTTTCCGAATGGCCACACAGTCAGGTTTCCACAGGCGAGGAGGGGTGGGGAGAGACGACCTGTACACACACGTTGTGGGAAACTTTCCCCGTCTTGGTCCAAGTTTTGCTCCAAACGGTTCCGAACCGGAGAAGCGAGCCGAGTGCGAGTTAGTGCCGTTTTACACAATTGTGCCGCTAGGAGAGCCGCCGTTCTGGGAATTCAGGATCTGAAAAAATGAAAAGTTGGGGACAAAGTTTAAATATCGGCATGGCTAGTGTTGGTCCAGTGGGGTGAATCCACAAAATTAGCCTGAGCTGGACGTCAGCACTTCCTCTCTGCCAATTAAACACGTCTTGTCTTCCTTCTAGCCTGCGATTCTGGCCATTTGCACTTAAGACAGCCATCGTCCTCTGCTTTTCTACCTGGATCCGCCCCAGGACAGACCTATGGGATCTAGGGATCACCGGACCCACCAACCGGCTAAGGCCGAGAGGATCTCTCTTGCTGGGGAATAAGGGCtaaatacagggtgcgttccaaaagtaatgcaatttttttttaaaaaaagtaatttattgaacagatttgcacaaacacttaaaattcttcaaagtcctgtccttgggcctctacacatttttcccaGTGACTCTgtcatgaccggtacgcgccctgaaaggcgtctttggggacctctcacaaggctGATTGGATtttttctatggacaaaaaacgcgCCTTGCGACAACGTGCTACGAgtccgcaagttcctggccaaCCACCAcatgccaacgctgccccccctAATCCTGATGTCGCCCCACCagacttctttttcttccctcggattaaggcagccctgaaaggaccctgtttttcatccatagaagaaatctaatcagccgtgacgaaaaccttgcgagaggtccccgaagacgccttccagggcgtgtatcggtcatggcagagtcgatgggaaaaatgtgtagaggcccaaggacaatactttgaagaattttaagtgtttgtgtaaatctgttcaataaattactttaaaaaataattgcattacttttggaacatacCCTGTAAACCAGGTTCTGCTCCTAGAAGTCAAGCTTACGTAGGAGGGAACCCAAAGGGCATCTGGAAGCAGCAGGAACCAATCACAGAGAGGGGAGAATATTTCTAGGTCATCCTATCACggcactgatgacgttacctagtttggtcatGAAACATCCGCACGAACTCGGTTCAGAGAGCACGAATGACCCCCATAGCCCTCCGTCTCCCGACCCCACCCCTCGTCCTAATGGAACCTCAAATGACAGGTAGACCTCCACttataactattcatttagtgaccgtttgaagttgcaACAGAGCTGAAAAGAGCGAGTTATGGCACAACCGCTGATGGCCAGTGATCAAAATTCTTGACGTTTTGTATTATTTAGAACTGGTTACACTGCACTGTCCCGGGGTTGTGTGACCGCCATTTGAAGCCCTTCCCAGTCAAACCTTTCAAGAAGCAACATTGGTCGTaggttgaggactccctgtaacAAATCCCAGACTAACCAGGATGCTGCTTGGTCCCAGCTCAAACAATGAAACACACCGCTTGTTTCACAGGGCACTACAGCCctcctctaagctgtttacagagctGACCTtttgcccccaagaatctgggtcctcattttaccgacctcagaaggacggaaggcggAGTCAAACTATGAGCCGGTCAGTGGGCACAGTTTGCCTTCAGCAGCGCATTCTAACCCCTGTGGCTGCCAGGGCTTTTCCCTCTCTCAAGAACGGGTGGCGCAGTAGTTggagggcagccctgcaggctccttcagccgactgctagctgtagttcagcagttcgaatctcaccaccggctccaggttgactcagggggtcaaatgaggacctggattgctgggggcaagaggctgattctgtcaaccgcttagagagggcggtgaaagcactacgaagtggtatataagtctaaatgctataggaaggaaggaaggaaagaaagaaaggaagaaggaaagaaagaaagaaggaaagaaagaaagagagagagagaaagaaggaaagaaagaaggaaggaaggaaagaaggaaagaaagaagaaaagagagggagagaaagaaagaaaaagaaggaaagaaggaaagaaagaaagaaagaaggaaagaaagaaagaaagaaggaaagaaagaaagaaggaaagaaggaaagaaagaaagaaagaaagaaagaaagaaagaaagaaagaaagaaagctgccagctgtagttcagcagttcaaatctcaccaccggctccaggtggactcagacttccgtccttccaagggggggtcaaaggaggacccagatttttcggggcaagaggctgattctgtcaaccgctcagagagggctggaaaaaggACTAGGAAGCAGGATACAAATCTAAACGCTATTACTATGGCTACCTTGAAGAAGACCCCAGCCCGAGCGCCGCCAGCCCCACTTACCGCCCTGCCCGGCCTGGCCCAGGTGCAGATCAGCCCTTCCTGGCAGGCGGTGATGATCGAGTCCTCCAGGAAGAGCAAGACCGTCAGCCGCTCGTGGGCGATCTTCTTGCAGACCAGGGGCTCCAGCAGGGGCACCTCGTGGATGCGGGGGCAGAGGGCCGTACCCAGCACCTTGGCCGTGTCCAGCTTGCTCCGGGGCACCACGTTCAGCTTGTCGCTGCTCTTGCTGATGTTGCCCAGGCTGTGGTAGCGCTTGTGCTCTTTCTCCGCGTTCTTGTCCCGCCGCTCCTGCAAGGTCAGCGTGGCGAACTTGCCGATGCTGAAGGGCACGGCCCCGTCCGCCACGTGGCTTTTGGCGGCGCCGGTGACGGCCGGGTGCGGAAGGCTGTTGGAGCGGGAGAGGGAGCGGGGGAGCGGGCCCCCTCCGCCCCCCGACTCGGCCGCCAGGTTGCTGCCCCCGCT is part of the Erythrolamprus reginae isolate rEryReg1 chromosome 11, rEryReg1.hap1, whole genome shotgun sequence genome and harbors:
- the DMWD gene encoding dystrophia myotonica WD repeat-containing protein, producing the protein MMKSYFGGLLCVCWSPDGRYIVTGGEDDLVTVWSFAEGRVIARGHGHKSWVNAVAFDPYTTSTEEEEEGEGEELSGSDEDLQDPSEFRRVRTSSTLSHLSKHSAKSTPSVTYRFGSAGQDTQFCLWDLTEDVLYSHPLLPRTRTLTNAFGAGIPPSGSGGSNLAAESGGGGGPLPRSLSRSNSLPHPAVTGAAKSHVADGAVPFSIGKFATLTLQERRDKNAEKEHKRYHSLGNISKSSDKLNVVPRSKLDTAKVLGTALCPRIHEVPLLEPLVCKKIAHERLTVLLFLEDSIITACQEGLICTWARPGRAILNSQNGGSPSGTIV